The following coding sequences lie in one Haloarcula marina genomic window:
- a CDS encoding universal stress protein, which produces MYEHMLLPYDGSKEAKKGAKHGIELAAELGSTVHGLYIMDLPGVPRAMSLRDDEESVRKEYREYGERELANLGEIAERKGVAFEQHIRTGSPSDEIVDFATDEDMDVIVMGSAYRGKLGNLLGGTTDRVVRSSPVPVISQRMDLNGE; this is translated from the coding sequence ATGTACGAGCACATGCTACTTCCGTACGACGGGAGCAAGGAAGCAAAGAAAGGAGCGAAGCACGGAATCGAACTCGCCGCGGAATTGGGGTCGACGGTCCACGGACTCTACATCATGGACCTTCCCGGTGTCCCTCGGGCGATGTCGCTGCGGGACGACGAGGAATCGGTGCGCAAGGAGTACCGGGAGTACGGCGAGCGCGAGTTAGCGAACCTCGGTGAAATCGCGGAGCGCAAGGGCGTCGCGTTCGAACAGCACATTCGAACCGGGTCGCCGAGCGACGAAATCGTCGACTTCGCGACGGACGAGGACATGGACGTCATCGTGATGGGGTCGGCCTACCGCGGCAAACTGGGGAACCTGCTGGGCGGCACCACGGACCGCGTCGTTCGCTCGTCACCGGTGCCGGTCATCTCCCAGCGCATGGACCTCAACGGCGAGTGA
- a CDS encoding BCCT family transporter, whose product MSDTEESTGEMSDGLQVELFHPESDREPGDTNWQGYGFDVHPVVFPVALVVIGLFIAATLLLGDTASQAYTWLFNTIGSTFGWFYLLAVNVFIVVLLFFAFSKYGKIKIGGVEAEKEFSDFAWMAMLFSAGMGIGLMFFSVTEPIYYFNSPPAFFGAEATTGGAAAAAMAQTFFHWGFHPWAVYGLVGLGLAFFSFNRGLPLTFRSIFWPLLGDRIYGWPGHVIDLVTVFATLFGLSTSLGLGVAQVNSGLSYVLGSNMLGVANIPTGTIPQVLLIAGITLIATASVAAGLDNGVKRLSTINLYLMFALLGFLLLVGPTVFILSAWVEGLGAYFQNILGLGFFTGTLAPAGNGTPTAWTVFYWGWWIAWSPFVGMFIARISKGRSIREFVLGVLFLPSLFSTIWLATFGGSALNSALGGGAVQQQYTELGYGAFETLGMFITLNQYPLGVVSGLLATLLVVTFFVTSSDSGSLVVDHLTSGGKHDVPKTQRIFWALTEGLVASILLFGGGLTALQTAAITTGLPFAVILTLMCYTVYLGLSNEYQILESEEFAETIQDLSERGDVDVVTSGDEMVTDVTDRDESASSSD is encoded by the coding sequence ATGTCAGACACTGAAGAGAGTACCGGCGAGATGTCCGACGGACTGCAAGTGGAGTTGTTCCATCCGGAATCCGACAGAGAGCCAGGCGACACGAACTGGCAGGGGTACGGGTTCGACGTCCACCCCGTCGTGTTCCCGGTGGCATTGGTGGTCATCGGACTGTTCATCGCGGCCACCCTCTTGCTCGGTGATACCGCTTCGCAAGCCTACACGTGGCTTTTCAACACCATCGGCAGCACGTTCGGTTGGTTCTACCTGCTGGCGGTGAACGTCTTCATCGTCGTACTGCTGTTCTTCGCGTTCAGCAAGTACGGGAAGATAAAAATCGGTGGCGTCGAGGCGGAGAAAGAGTTCAGTGACTTCGCGTGGATGGCAATGCTGTTCAGCGCTGGCATGGGTATCGGGCTCATGTTCTTCAGCGTCACCGAACCGATTTACTACTTCAACAGTCCCCCGGCGTTCTTCGGCGCTGAAGCAACGACGGGCGGCGCGGCCGCGGCCGCGATGGCCCAGACGTTCTTCCACTGGGGTTTCCATCCGTGGGCCGTCTACGGTCTCGTCGGCCTCGGGTTGGCGTTCTTCTCGTTCAACCGCGGGCTTCCGCTGACGTTCCGGTCCATCTTCTGGCCGCTGCTGGGTGACCGTATCTACGGTTGGCCGGGACACGTCATCGACCTCGTAACGGTGTTCGCGACGCTGTTCGGTCTGTCGACGTCGCTCGGACTGGGCGTCGCACAGGTCAACAGCGGCCTCAGCTACGTGCTCGGTAGCAATATGCTGGGCGTCGCCAACATCCCCACGGGGACGATTCCGCAGGTGTTACTCATCGCGGGCATTACCCTCATCGCGACCGCGTCGGTCGCCGCCGGGCTCGATAACGGGGTCAAGCGACTGAGCACCATCAACCTCTACCTGATGTTCGCGCTGCTCGGGTTCCTCCTGCTGGTGGGCCCGACCGTGTTCATCCTCAGCGCGTGGGTCGAAGGACTCGGCGCGTACTTCCAGAACATCCTCGGTCTCGGGTTCTTCACCGGGACGCTCGCGCCTGCGGGCAACGGAACGCCGACGGCGTGGACGGTGTTCTACTGGGGTTGGTGGATCGCGTGGTCGCCGTTCGTCGGGATGTTCATCGCGCGCATCTCGAAGGGGCGCTCCATCCGAGAGTTCGTCCTCGGTGTGCTGTTCCTCCCGTCGCTGTTCTCGACCATCTGGCTGGCCACCTTCGGCGGCAGCGCGCTGAACAGCGCGCTCGGCGGCGGTGCGGTCCAGCAGCAGTACACGGAATTGGGCTACGGAGCCTTCGAGACGCTCGGGATGTTCATCACGCTGAACCAGTACCCGCTCGGCGTCGTGTCGGGCCTGCTGGCGACGCTGCTGGTCGTCACGTTCTTCGTCACGTCCTCTGACTCGGGGTCGCTGGTCGTCGATCACCTGACCTCGGGCGGCAAGCACGACGTGCCGAAGACCCAGCGCATCTTCTGGGCGCTCACCGAGGGACTGGTCGCGTCCATCCTGCTCTTCGGCGGTGGCCTGACGGCCCTGCAGACGGCGGCCATCACCACTGGATTGCCGTTCGCGGTCATCCTGACGTTGATGTGTTACACCGTCTATCTGGGGCTCAGCAACGAGTACCAGATTCTCGAATCCGAAGAGTTCGCGGAGACCATCCAGGACCTCTCCGAGCGCGGCGACGTGGACGTGGTCACCAGCGGTGACGAGATGGTGACCGACGTCACAGACAGAGACGAGTCCGCGAGCAGCAGCGACTGA